From Mytilus edulis chromosome 9, xbMytEdul2.2, whole genome shotgun sequence, the proteins below share one genomic window:
- the LOC139488473 gene encoding LITAF domain-containing protein-like, producing MAVQQQPYDQGYGQPTGYGQSGTVVITQPVTTITTRMAEFPVNMTCPACQKNIITGTRKEIGTMTWLACLGLCLVGCNIGCCFIPFCVDSCKDTVHDCPSCQTVVGKHNKM from the exons ATGGCAGTACAACAGCAACCTTATGATCAAG GATATGGACAGCCCACAGGGTACGGACAGTCGGGAACTGTTGTCATTACACAACCTGTTACTACCATAACTACCAGGATGGCAGAATTTCCAGTCAATATGACCTGTCCGGcctgtcaaaaaaatattattaccgGTACACGCAAAGAGATAGGGACGATGACATGGCTTGCCTGTTTAGGTCTCTGTTTAGTAGG ATGTAATATCGGATGttgtttcattccattctgtGTGGATTCGTGTAAAGATACAGTACACGACTGCCCAAGCTGCCAAACCGTCGTTGGAAAGCACAacaagatgtaa
- the LOC139488471 gene encoding lipopolysaccharide-induced tumor necrosis factor-alpha factor homolog produces the protein MSALPPPYSNPGNQPGHGQPGGPPGYGPPGGQPGGQPGYGPPGGQPGYGPPGGQPGYGPPPPPAPYHQGQPGYGQPTTVIVTQPMMSQPMRESPVGMTCPNCQKQILTSTTYQTGTLTWVACLVLCLVGCDVGCCFIPFCISSCKDTVHSCPNCRTTLGKHNRM, from the exons ATGTCAGCGCTACCACCGCCTTATAGCAACCCAG GTAATCAACCAGGACATGGGCAACCAGGAGGTCCACCCGGATATGGTCCGCCAGGTGGTCAACCAGGAGGTCAACCAGGATATGGTCCACCAGGGGGTCAGCCAGGATATGGTCCACCAGGTGGTCAACCTGGATATGGTCCACCCCCGCCTCCAGCACCATATCATCAAG GTCAACCAGGATATGGTCAACCAACAACAGTTATCGTAACACAGCCGATGATGTCACAACCGATGAGAGAGTCGCCAGTTGGTATGACTTGTCCAAACTGTCAGAAACAAATTTTGACCAGCACAACTTATCAAACTGGTACATTAACGTGGGTCGCATGTCTAGTTCTATGCCTTGTTGG ATGTGATGTTGGGTGTTGTTTTATTCCATTCTGCATCAGTTCGTGTAAAGACACAGTGCACAGTTGTCCAAACTGTAGAACCACTCTAGGGAAGCACAACCGGATGTAA